Proteins encoded by one window of Salvia splendens isolate huo1 chromosome 5, SspV2, whole genome shotgun sequence:
- the LOC121802715 gene encoding putative leucine-rich repeat receptor-like serine/threonine-protein kinase At2g24130 isoform X1 yields MFYKIITLTFSLLHCFVPLFGRRHHPQVCYSIQTDKAALLAFKNGLSSDPYSSLANWNERNDVCNFTRVKCGKLHHRVVDLNLNDNALSGLLSPVLANLTQLRNLSLSHNHFFGTIPQEFSSLRHLQELELGSNNLHGLIPHSLSSLSQLTFITLDHNNLRGEIPSSFFSNCTKLKVVDFSSNQLTGTIPGEIGSCPDLLAVNLYNNQLHGKIPGSLGNATCLYNLDVECNYLSGELPSEMLAKLHKMLYLHLSNNYMISHSNNSDLDPFFTALANCTELAELQLASNGLGGTLPHSIGGLSKYLEELQLQENHIFGSIPPQIGYLQSLTILNLTSNLFTGTVSKEIGKLKHLEQLSLSFNFFTTILTPFENLSSLGLVDLSHNNLSGRIPEELGNLAGLCFLFLNNNLLSGEIPLSLGSCTALQALDLSYNQLTGEVPPELSGFHEMRRFMNLSHNQLRGTMELSKLSAVEEIDLSSNYFSGNNIFNMISSCFELKVLNLSNNSLQGHLPESLGDLKSIVAFDVSRNKLSGKIPASLNKITTLTLLNLAFNNFDGTIPTGGRFDSMTYMSFIGNQRLCGRIPGIPVCRRGRHYFHSHIFVIIFCVVIFISGICTIVCCLMRYRRSRATIVRKQELDLTQNYPRITYKELLDATDGFNEQRLVGSGSYGRVYRGILSDHGTQIAVKVLQLQAGNSTKSFARECQVLKRIRHRNLIRIITACSLPDFKALVLPYMVNGSLDSHLYMQAADGLRPDSSDLSLLQRVNICSDIAQGMAYLHHHSPVKVIHCDLKPSNVLLNDDMTALVSDFGIARLVAIGSGNGAGVIENMGDSTANMLSGSIGYIAPEYGCGSSTSTKGDVYSFGVVVLEMVTRKRPTDEMFVGGLSLQSYVKRHFQSEGERVVDTVLLRALGEERDEVKRIWEVAIIELMELGLLCTRESPSTRPTMLDCADDLDRLKTYLNGDTTATFASSHGISSSTYSFD; encoded by the exons ATGTTCTACAAGATCATCACACTCACATTCTCCCTGCTGCACTGTTTCGTCCCTCTATTCGGCCGGAGGCATCATCCACAAGTGTGTTACTCTATCCAAACTGATAAAGCTGCGCTTCTAGCATTCAAGAACGGTTTGTCATCGGACCCCTATTCGAGCCTTGCCAACTGGAACGAGAGGAACGATGTGTGCAACTTCACGCGTGTGAAATGTGGCAAGCTGCATCATCGGGTGGTGGATTTGAACCTCAACGACAACGCCCTCTCAGGGCTGCTGTCGCCCGTGCTTGCCAATCTAACCCAACTCCGGAACCTGTCTCTTTCCCACAACCATTTCTTTGGCACCATTCCTCAAGAATTCTCATCCCTTCGACACCTTCAAGAACTCGAACTTGGAAGCAACAATTTGCACGGCCTTATCCCACACTCATTGTCGTCCCTCTCCCAACTCACCTTCATCACTCTGGATCACAACAATTTACGTGGAGAAATCCCATCATCGTTCTTCTCCAACTGCACGAAGCTGAAAGTAGTCGATTTCTCAAGCAATCAACTAACAGGGACGATACCAGGTGAGATCGGAAGCTGTCCTGACCTCCTGGCTGTAAACTTATACAACAATCAGCTCCATGGCAAAATACCCGGCTCCTTAGGGAACGCAACATGCCTCTACAATCTGGATGTCGAGTGCAACTATCTATCCGGTGAGCTTCCCTCGGAGATGCTGGCAAAACTACACAAGATGTTGTATCTTCATTTGTCAAACAACTACATGATTAGTCACAGCAACAACTCTGATCTTGACCCATTTTTCACCGCACTGGCAAACTGCACCGAGCTAGCTGAGCTACAGCTGGCGAGCAACGGGCTTGGTGGGACGCTCCCACACTCCATCGGAGGACTGAGCAAATATTTGGAggagctgcagctgcaggaaaATCATATATTTGGATCAATCCCTCCTCAAATAGGATACTTGCAAAGCCTAACAATACTGAATTTGACATCCAACCTTTTCACTGGCACTGTTTCTAAAGAAATAGGCAAGCTGAAACATTTGGAACAACTTTCCCTCTCTTTCAACTTCTTCACCACAATTTTAACCCCATTCGAAAACCTATCGTCTCTCGGTTTGGTGGATCTTTCGCATAACAATCTGTCGGGACGGATCCCTGAAGAACTCGGAAATTTGGCAGGGCTATGTTTTCTGTTCCTGAACAATAACCTTCTCTCAGGGGAGATACCTCTGAGCTTAGGGAGCTGCACGGCCCTCCAAGCCCTCGACCTCTCTTACAACCAACTGACAGGGGAAGTACCCCCAGAGTTATCAGGATTCCATGAAATGCGTAGGTTTATGAATCTATCACACAACCAACTCAGGGGAACAATGGAGCTTAGCAAGCTCTCAGCAGTCGAAGAAATCGACCTGTCATCAAACTACTTCAGTGGAAACAACATCTTTAACATGATATCAAGCTGCTTCGAGCTGAAGGTGCTAAATCTGTCGAACAATTCCCTACAAGGGCATCTCCCGGAATCGCTAGGCGATCTCAAGAGCATCGTGGCTTTTGATGTCTCTAGAAACAAGCTGTCAGGCAAGATCCCCGCGAGCTTGAACAAGATTACTACACTGACCTTGTTGAATCTCGCATTCAACAACTTTGATGGAACTATTCCCACCGGAGGCAGATTTGATTCCATGACGTATATGTCCTTCATAGGCAACCAGCGTCTCTGTGGGCGAATCCCGGGCATTCCAGTCTGTAGACGAGGACGACACTACTTCCACTCCCACATCTTCGTGATCATCTTCTGCGTTGTCATATTTATATCAGGAATATGCACAATAGTCTGCTGTTTGATGAGATACCGGAGATCGAGAGCTACTATCGTGAGAAAACAAGAACTAGACTTGACACAAAATTATCCGAGAATAACCTACAAGGAACTGCTAGACGCGACTGATGGATTTAACGAGCAGAGGTTAGTTGGTTCTGGGAGCTATGGCCGTGTGTATCGCGGTATTCTCTCAGACCACGGCACACAGATAGCAGTCAAGGTCCTACAACTGCAGGCAGGGAACTCAACCAAGAGCTTCGCCCGAGAGTGCCAAGTGTTGAAGAGGATCCGCCACAGGAACCTGATACGGATCATCACAGCGTGCAGCCTCCCGGACTTTAAGGCCCTCGTGCTTCCCTACATGGTGAATGGAAGCTTGGATAGCCATCTGTATATGCAAGCAGCAGACGGCCTGAGACCGGACTCCTCTGATCTGAGCCTGCTTCAAAGAGTCAATATTTGCAGTGACATTGCACAAGGAATGGCTTATCTACACCATCACTCCCCGGTTAAGGTCATCCACTGCGACCTCAAGCCTAGCAACGTCCTTCTCAACGACGACATGACTGCTCTAGTCTCGGATTTTGGGATAGCGAGGCTGGTGGCCATAGGATCAGGAAATGGGGCCGGAGTTATAGAGAATATGGGCGACTCAACGGCCAATATGCTAAGCGGATCAATCGGATACATCGCGCCAG AGTATGGATGTGGATCGAGTACCTCAACGAAGGGCGATGTATACAGCTTTGGAGTTGTTGTTTTGGAGATGGTGACGAGGAAGAGGCCAACGGATGAGATGTTCGTTGGAGGGCTAAGCCTGCAGAGCTACGTGAAGAGGCACTTCCAGAGCGAAGGTGAACGCGTGGTAGACACAGTGTTGTTGAGGGCATTGGGGGAGGAAAGAGATGAGGTGAAGAGGATATGGGAAGTGGCCATTATAGAGCTGATGGAGCTGGGATTGCTCTGCACACGGGAGTCGCCCTCCACGCGCCCTACAATGCTCGACTGCGCGGATGATCTGGATCGCCTCAAGACCTACCTCAACGGAGACACCACCGCAACATTTGCATCCTCACATGGCATATCATCTTCAACCTACAGCTTTGACTAA
- the LOC121802715 gene encoding putative leucine-rich repeat receptor-like serine/threonine-protein kinase At2g24130 isoform X2: MFYKIITLTFSLLHCFVPLFGRRHHPQVCYSIQTDKAALLAFKNGLSSDPYSSLANWNERNDVCNFTRVKCGKLHHRVVDLNLNDNALSGLLSPVLANLTQLRNLSLSHNHFFGTIPQEFSSLRHLQELELGSNNLHGLIPHSLSSLSQLTFITLDHNNLRGEIPSSFFSNCTKLKVVDFSSNQLTGTIPGEIGSCPDLLAVNLYNNQLHGKIPGSLGNATCLYNLDVECNYLSGELPSEMLAKLHKMLYLHLSNNYMISHSNNSDLDPFFTALANCTELAELQLASNGLGGTLPHSIGGLSKYLEELQLQENHIFGSIPPQIGYLQSLTILNLTSNLFTGTVSKEIGKLKHLEQLSLSFNFFTTILTPFENLSSLGLVDLSHNNLSGRIPEELGNLAGLCFLFLNNNLLSGEIPLSLGSCTALQALDLSYNQLTGEVPPELSGFHEMRRFMNLSHNQLRGTMELSKLSAVEEIDLSSNYFSGNNIFNMISSCFELKVLNLSNNSLQGHLPESLGDLKSIVAFDVSRNKLSGKIPASLNKITTLTLLNLAFNNFDGTIPTGGRFDSMTYMSFIGNQRLCGRIPGIPVCRRGRHYFHSHIFVIIFCVVIFISGICTIVCCLMRYRRSRATIVRKQELDLTQNYPRITYKELLDATDGFNEQRLVGSGSYGRVYRGILSDHGTQIAVKVLQLQAGNSTKSFARECQVLKRIRHRNLIRIITACSLPDFKALVLPYMVNGSLDSHLYMQAADGLRPDSSDLSLLQRVNICSDIAQGMAYLHHHSPVKVIHCDLKPSNVLLNDDMTALVSDFGIARLVAIGSGNGAGVIENMGDSTANMLSGSIGYIAPALELLFWRW, from the exons ATGTTCTACAAGATCATCACACTCACATTCTCCCTGCTGCACTGTTTCGTCCCTCTATTCGGCCGGAGGCATCATCCACAAGTGTGTTACTCTATCCAAACTGATAAAGCTGCGCTTCTAGCATTCAAGAACGGTTTGTCATCGGACCCCTATTCGAGCCTTGCCAACTGGAACGAGAGGAACGATGTGTGCAACTTCACGCGTGTGAAATGTGGCAAGCTGCATCATCGGGTGGTGGATTTGAACCTCAACGACAACGCCCTCTCAGGGCTGCTGTCGCCCGTGCTTGCCAATCTAACCCAACTCCGGAACCTGTCTCTTTCCCACAACCATTTCTTTGGCACCATTCCTCAAGAATTCTCATCCCTTCGACACCTTCAAGAACTCGAACTTGGAAGCAACAATTTGCACGGCCTTATCCCACACTCATTGTCGTCCCTCTCCCAACTCACCTTCATCACTCTGGATCACAACAATTTACGTGGAGAAATCCCATCATCGTTCTTCTCCAACTGCACGAAGCTGAAAGTAGTCGATTTCTCAAGCAATCAACTAACAGGGACGATACCAGGTGAGATCGGAAGCTGTCCTGACCTCCTGGCTGTAAACTTATACAACAATCAGCTCCATGGCAAAATACCCGGCTCCTTAGGGAACGCAACATGCCTCTACAATCTGGATGTCGAGTGCAACTATCTATCCGGTGAGCTTCCCTCGGAGATGCTGGCAAAACTACACAAGATGTTGTATCTTCATTTGTCAAACAACTACATGATTAGTCACAGCAACAACTCTGATCTTGACCCATTTTTCACCGCACTGGCAAACTGCACCGAGCTAGCTGAGCTACAGCTGGCGAGCAACGGGCTTGGTGGGACGCTCCCACACTCCATCGGAGGACTGAGCAAATATTTGGAggagctgcagctgcaggaaaATCATATATTTGGATCAATCCCTCCTCAAATAGGATACTTGCAAAGCCTAACAATACTGAATTTGACATCCAACCTTTTCACTGGCACTGTTTCTAAAGAAATAGGCAAGCTGAAACATTTGGAACAACTTTCCCTCTCTTTCAACTTCTTCACCACAATTTTAACCCCATTCGAAAACCTATCGTCTCTCGGTTTGGTGGATCTTTCGCATAACAATCTGTCGGGACGGATCCCTGAAGAACTCGGAAATTTGGCAGGGCTATGTTTTCTGTTCCTGAACAATAACCTTCTCTCAGGGGAGATACCTCTGAGCTTAGGGAGCTGCACGGCCCTCCAAGCCCTCGACCTCTCTTACAACCAACTGACAGGGGAAGTACCCCCAGAGTTATCAGGATTCCATGAAATGCGTAGGTTTATGAATCTATCACACAACCAACTCAGGGGAACAATGGAGCTTAGCAAGCTCTCAGCAGTCGAAGAAATCGACCTGTCATCAAACTACTTCAGTGGAAACAACATCTTTAACATGATATCAAGCTGCTTCGAGCTGAAGGTGCTAAATCTGTCGAACAATTCCCTACAAGGGCATCTCCCGGAATCGCTAGGCGATCTCAAGAGCATCGTGGCTTTTGATGTCTCTAGAAACAAGCTGTCAGGCAAGATCCCCGCGAGCTTGAACAAGATTACTACACTGACCTTGTTGAATCTCGCATTCAACAACTTTGATGGAACTATTCCCACCGGAGGCAGATTTGATTCCATGACGTATATGTCCTTCATAGGCAACCAGCGTCTCTGTGGGCGAATCCCGGGCATTCCAGTCTGTAGACGAGGACGACACTACTTCCACTCCCACATCTTCGTGATCATCTTCTGCGTTGTCATATTTATATCAGGAATATGCACAATAGTCTGCTGTTTGATGAGATACCGGAGATCGAGAGCTACTATCGTGAGAAAACAAGAACTAGACTTGACACAAAATTATCCGAGAATAACCTACAAGGAACTGCTAGACGCGACTGATGGATTTAACGAGCAGAGGTTAGTTGGTTCTGGGAGCTATGGCCGTGTGTATCGCGGTATTCTCTCAGACCACGGCACACAGATAGCAGTCAAGGTCCTACAACTGCAGGCAGGGAACTCAACCAAGAGCTTCGCCCGAGAGTGCCAAGTGTTGAAGAGGATCCGCCACAGGAACCTGATACGGATCATCACAGCGTGCAGCCTCCCGGACTTTAAGGCCCTCGTGCTTCCCTACATGGTGAATGGAAGCTTGGATAGCCATCTGTATATGCAAGCAGCAGACGGCCTGAGACCGGACTCCTCTGATCTGAGCCTGCTTCAAAGAGTCAATATTTGCAGTGACATTGCACAAGGAATGGCTTATCTACACCATCACTCCCCGGTTAAGGTCATCCACTGCGACCTCAAGCCTAGCAACGTCCTTCTCAACGACGACATGACTGCTCTAGTCTCGGATTTTGGGATAGCGAGGCTGGTGGCCATAGGATCAGGAAATGGGGCCGGAGTTATAGAGAATATGGGCGACTCAACGGCCAATATGCTAAGCGGATCAATCGGATACATCGCGCCAG CTTTGGAGTTGTTGTTTTGGAGATGGTGA